The following proteins come from a genomic window of Aptenodytes patagonicus chromosome W, bAptPat1.pri.cur, whole genome shotgun sequence:
- the LOC143172207 gene encoding avidin-like produces MSHRLLSALALPVGAALALGIPTGHAGGQAVSRNAPQGTASQGNFSGEHHTTVLNTQKPIKPSPLVGSQHLGEDGQCTFGFTINWKFSDSTAIFVSQCFAGAGGEEVLQTIWLLREKVDSLPSNWKAIRTGCNVFTRMG; encoded by the exons ATGAGCCACCGCCTCCTCTCCGCCCTCGCCCTGCCCGTCGGGGCGGCCCTGGCCCTCGGGATCCCCACGGGGCACGC TGGTGGCCAGGCCGTGAGCAGAAACGCCCCGCAAGGAACAGCAAG CCAGGGCAATTTCTCCGGCGAGCACCACACCACTGTGTTGAACACCCAGAAACCCATCAAGCCATCCCCCCTCGTTGGCTCCCAGCACTTGGGTGAGGACGGGCAGTGCACCTTCGGCTTCACCATCAACTGGAAGTTTTCTG ACTCCACAGCCATCTTCGTGAGCCAGTGCTTTgctggggccggcggggaggaggTCCTGCAGACCATCTGGCTGCTGCGGGAGAAGGTCGACTCCCTGCCCAGCAACTGGAAAGCCATCAG GACCGGCTGCAATGTCTTCACTCGGATGGgctga